From Oryzias latipes chromosome 3, ASM223467v1:
ATTAAATACtctttatacattgaaaagaaagaacaaaccattttacaggctcaagcatttgtttcacaaataaaagtactttagaaacgtttttttcaacaaataacttctgtactgtcaaataataatttgaatcatcaatatgaaggcttcaaatcgcggagattagccccgcccaccgccacccgagtattggattaaacgggagaaaatttaaaaaacaattatgaaaaacacacaaagtacAATtagacaaatagtgactcagctGTATTTACTGCTCTACAGACTAAGCCGCTGCATcatgactccgctctgcagtgttttcttcttttgaagcccgcggtgcagctgtgtttgttcaggacaagaacatagtgattgacagttgttgtcgctcttttttctatgggttttagagaaactccaaattgcaagatgatttgcacgtacgtaatgtacatattaaactgcaacgttattgacgcacaggaagaagcagagtgacttttcagccaatcaaaatgcagaacacaatgcacgatgcaaatccgtgaagtagcgaaaccgtgaaaagtaaaccgcgttatagcgagggatcactgtatttagcaaaaacataaaaaaaaaaaaatgttatatatatatatatatatatatatatatgattttgATTagtgttctttttatttcttaattcctgtttttgttagatcTTAACCGTTTCCCTGTTGACATCTGAGTATCAATTTACTGCAGAATACTGTTTGTTGTGCAGCAGAGAAGCAACAGCTTATCTAtgaataaacaacaataaagagatttctattgtttttacaACCATGGCAGGACCTCATCAAGCATCAATGATGTCATTGGTTGGATATGCCTTTTTTAGTAACCCGCTCTACTCATGGAGTAGTTTTGCTACCAGGCTttatgaaagcaaaaataatgaaCGGACCTTTACAGCTGCGTCCGTCACGGGTCACATCATAGCCAGCAGGACAGGAGCAGCGATACCCTCCAGGCGTGTTAACACACGCATGCAAACACAATCTCCCAGCTTGTCCATTATGGAACAGCTCGCATTCATCAATATCTGAAACGCATGGCACAAACAACGAGTTCATATTCCATACAGAAACATTGTAGTAATCGTCACATGTGCATAGGGGCTGGTTTGGTGTAATGCTGAAGGAATACCAGCACAGGTGTAGCTGTCTCTGCCAGAGATGGTGTATCCCGGCTCGCAGGTGCAGTGAGTGGTCCCCTGCACAGTCGTGCAACGTGAAGGACGAACAAAGGGTCCGGTGGTGGCAGCTGGAAAAGTagtcgcagcagcagcagcagcagtggctgAAGTGTTTGTTATGGTGATGAGAACTGAATCAGAAATACACAAGAGAAAAAATGACTTGGTCAGAGGAGAGAAATGTTCCTATCATTGCTGTGCTGCAGGAAAGATTGAGCCAATGTTGCTATGTTCAAACACTTAAAGAGTCTCTATAAGGTTAACAGAGGacttaaagaaatgtttgagaCAAAATTTTTCAGCTCTGAGTTTCACTTACTTTAGACAATATATTAGAAAGCAGAAATATTTAATTCCTAAAAGACTCActccaaaaaaaacatgttttgagtgtttttaacatgttcttgtagcacttttgtcatgatggatgagatgtgtatatataaaaaaaaaattagatgtgtaagctgtgtttctgagtgtttctttatttaacccttgtgctatcctatggggtccagatgacccgatccttacattgacatgtttatCATGTTTATCCCTAGCATGAgacaggtggataaaggtgaagaggatttcatgtgctccatggacaccagtgaagatcacatatcattgaagaaaaaaggtttagcgcactgtctagtgggtctagatgacccaagttccaatgttaaagtgcctaggatagcacaagggttaaatcactctgaatcaggaggagataaaaaaaaatgccatttgaaaaagcctgtagtagTGACGTAGGTGAAACAATCAGCTGGacccaagctccctgctccgctccatactaatgcatccactggcagacaaatagatccaagtaCGCCCTCAATTTCTAcgtctgaactggcatctggctcaaaactgtacgtctggatagctccaatattgttcaacatttttgttacaccgctAATGCTAGCTTGGGGCTGTGAAGGTCTGTAAAGTAgttgagagtgtaaacaaaagaatgatgggaaatgaggggagACTtcttctgtgccaacagtcctgcccacaattcagaggggaatttctgatgaacttctgctgctctgcagaaactatgtcctggaaaaacgacacaggtttatggattttggctaaaaatggcagtGTCATatttacgacggagttttagggccaccaaaaaaaaaaagtaaatttacgacattttatctcgtaaatttacgagtcgTAGATTAataaggagaaaacaccgaagttgtccgtttatcggagcctagcttgaagatgaaatatgtggagccttttgtgaagctttatttccggattattataggtttaaaacaaagagattctgaacctttggcgactcaaaatcagattattgtcagtagaggcggctttccggggttcagtgtcagtaaagcggactttcatatgtaaaataaggagctcagaaacatgttttggtgcagaggatcgctgcagactttattctccttttcattcacaaaccctgaagttcatctgtcaccttgcGTCATGAACATGTCAtcagatccgaacaccaatgcggaagttaacgtcccgttatatcattaaacaacaaagatgaatgaaaatagtctattatattagcattagaacattgaaaatgccaaaaaaagtgatcctcctcctcaaacggaagcgtcacacagacgtagagatcttgtttttggtggaggaagaaaggattgaagtggaaagctgcatggacaccgatggcttcatcgggctgcagggatcctccaaaccaaccatcaataaataaaactttaataaattgtaaatcaaacaaatgagcatccagatatttggaacgttcaagctcattcagatcacctgttcaactgtttagtcggtctgctctgttgctgcgcggcgttcacctgctgctctgcatgctcacttccacttaatatcgtaaatttacgaatttttttctcataaatttacaacttaaaatcttttaaatttacgagttttttctcataaatttacgacttaaaatcttgtaaatttacgaattttttctcctaaatttacgagtttttatctcctaaatttacgagataaaatctcgtaattttactttttttttttttttggtggccctaatactccgtcgtacatatttaaaagaccaatggaaacgcttttataatagatcaaaagaaaattagagtgggactttaagtaaacATGTGCTTAAGTTGAATTTATTATGTTTTAAGCTGGGAACATTTGCTTGCTAATTTAAATTTATGTGGATGTTTTTTGTCTCTGCTGATGACAGTTACAGCTGAAGGCATTTTATTCACCTGTTTCCATTCATCTGTGTGTCTTGAACTTATGCAAACCATcgaaaaatgcaaatttttgcCCAAACAATGTTCCCATAATGatgttgaaaaaaggaaacGAAATGTCATTTAGGTTAGAAGAAGATAATGAGATATTATAAAGAGCCAAACCCCAGAGTACACTGAGCGCACAGAAATTCAGATAGTACTTATTTGCTTTCATTCCCCCTTAAACTGTAATCATACGATAAACACTGATGTGATTTAACATTTAACCTTTTCTTACTGCAGATAAAGCTCTAAAACAGGCAAATAattgtgaaatgtttaaaaaaatgttaatgctaTGAAAGCCTGACTGTTTGCTTCCCTCTGAAATGGTTTCTAACCTTTTAGGTTTGGGATTTCACTGAGGTTcttaatggggaaaaaaacaaaaagttagcTCCAGAGATTAACCCGACCGTACACCAGGGAGTAGTTTGCTGTCACTCAGCCGGCGCCTTCTGGAGCTTCAGGCTTAAACCCATTCTGTGGTATTTATCACTGGCCTGTATTGGCAAACTAAAGCATTGGCTACTATAATCTCGTTCAGCAGGCAGAAGGGATTTGGATAGCTGcctataaaaaaaagtgtttgaatctcttgttttttttatatagatgctgtaattatttactttttaaaattttaatttagaaCAAAGTATCAAAAGTGTTACTGTTGTTAGTAAAATTCCACATCCAGCCTAAGCTGTGGTCTGAATCTGATACTCTTTGCTCTACTCACAGGTTGGCACGGGGCTTTGACAGGTAGCTCCAGTCCAGCCTTTGGCACAGACACAAGAAAACTGGTTTACCTCATCCACACATGTGCCAGCATTCAGGCAGGGAGAGGACGCACACTCATTGATGTCTGGAGGAAGCAGACAGAGAAGAGTTTGCACCGTCTTTGAACTTCTTTAGATCTGCTGTGTTACACAACCTAGGAACTTGGTGCTTAAAGCATTGAGTTGATAAAGTcctaaaaaacatatttctaacaGAAGTGATTtggtaaataataaaatggGATGAGTGCATTTGTCACACAGCTCTTCAGTTGTTATCTTAGGTGAATAAAATCAAGAAACCAGAAAAATCTCTGGATTACAGCTAAAGTACACAAACGTTGGAATATACTTGAATTTTGGTTAAcgtttttaagacccactccaaccatcttttgatctatttttgaaGTATTCAtagttgtcttttatttatgattatgctgcttttagccaaaattaaaaaaaaaaaaaaactgtcattttctaggacatagtttctgctgagcaaCAGTAGTTAATCGAAAATTCTTCCTCCGAATTGTAGGCAGAAACGCAGTTCTGCGCTCAGTTTctgtcatccctttgtttacactttctcccgctagcttacagcccctcacaatcctaACATAACTTAatgggagcaacaaaaatggtgagtaataTCACAGCCATCCagctttacagttttgagccagatgccagctcagatgatgtaaatgaagacgtacatggatctatttgtccacaAGTGGATACATTGAAATGGAGCATAGCAGGGAGCTTGCTGCCTGTGATTTTCCTACATGCTTTTCAAGTGATATTTTTTCCACTGCTCCTGATTTACtacgatttaaataaaaaataatcagaaacaccattttgatttctaattttctttatatatttcctccatcaagagaaaagtcctacaacaacatgttaaaaatgccaaaagcacaattttcattggagtgggtcttcaagtaGTGTGGCAAGAGTGATATTTAATGAAAAGACTAACAAGTTACTCAGGGAAAAGAGGGAAACATTTGGTTGCACAGAAGAAGTGTGAAGCAGGATGAGGACTGGTCTTTTCACCTTGGCAGATGGGCTGCTGGCCGCTCCAGGTCAGGGTTTCCTGACAAACTCTCGTCTCTGATCCCACAAGCTCATAACCAGGGTCGCACAGAAAGTAAACCTCATGACCAACAAGATGGGACTTGCCAAGTTTTCTCCCATTGATGAGTGCATCCAGCTTTGGGCATGTAcctgatcaaaaataaaaacaacccaagGTTAATGACACCTTGAAATAAACAGTCTTTTAAGGTGATCCACTTACTGTTTATGGTTTTAGAAGTCTGCTTCCCTGCACTGCTCTGCAGCGCGCTAATTTTCTTCTTTAAGTTCCGTAGACTTTGCATGTAGGACGCTTCATGAGCTGACAGAAGCTTCTGGACCTGCCTCAGAGAACCTTGTATTTCATTTCTGCTGGGACAGTCCTAGagtaaaacagaaatgaaaatattGTAACATATGACTATTTCTTCTCATTTATTTGCCACATCAACGTAAGTTCTATCAAAACAGACACACTAGAGCGACTCCgctaaaaagtttcaaaatatataataaaagcaaaatctgTAGGATGTTTGTAAATACAGCAGTTATGATAGTTGTTGCCAAATGTTGAGGACCTCTGTTAAACTGTCCAGGGTTGGAAAATTACAGAGCACAGAGTAATGTAGCTTCCCTCAGGCTATAGAAAGCTAAACATAATTATTTGAGCACAGAAACTCTCCAAAACTGAGACCACATGGCTGAAAGCCAATAAACCCGCCTAATTATGATAATTGCAAGTCCTTCTAACGCGTCAGTGTGTTTATAAACTCAATTAAAAAGAGTGACTTTTTAATATCTTAGATTTCCCTTCTTAAATGACCCCTGCATGTTTTCTATCAACCATACTAAGTCCCACGAAATAAACCTGCCATGAAGCAACAGTCAAATCTAAAGcaattttttaacttaaaaaaaaaagactcatcaTAAAGTTTTACCAAAATGCCTCTGCTGGCTTGTTCAGGATTACTTGTattattgtagtttttggtgtAATTCACTTATTTTTGATGCATATAATTTTCTTAACATGTGTTCCTCCTGTAGTCATTTTTTGTCCCTGCTAGcatgtttcatattttttacgGTGTTTCAGCTTTTCCTGTCCTAAACCATAATGATGATAAATACTGTATGCCCAAGCTGTTTAAACTTAGTTACATGTCTCCAGAAGTGAGCAGCTGCAAACCACATTGTGGATTTTGGTGA
This genomic window contains:
- the LOC101169526 gene encoding fibulin-7 isoform X2 encodes the protein MFICAVNVIFLVCFCSLHQTFGQDCPSRNEIQGSLRQVQKLLSAHEASYMQSLRNLKKKISALQSSAGKQTSKTINSTCPKLDALINGRKLGKSHLVGHEVYFLCDPGYELVGSETRVCQETLTWSGQQPICQVLITITNTSATAAAAAATTFPAATTGPFVRPSRCTTVQGTTHCTCEPGYTISGRDSYTCADIDECELFHNGQAGRLCLHACVNTPGGYRCSCPAGYDVTRDGRSCKDIDECATRQNNCSKDQMCINTFGGFQCVRVDCPKIRNATYVKTSPMRCERNPCPVENKACSQTPNSFSYHYMAVVSNLSAPRVMFRVSALRQIGDTLRFSLLGGKQARRHFTVQRSDRLTGQLMLVTPVQGPATVEAEVEMSELERRVQVGRYITKVTLFVSQYDF
- the LOC101169526 gene encoding fibulin-7 isoform X1, producing MFICAVNVIFLVCFCSLHQTFGQDCPSRNEIQGSLRQVQKLLSAHEASYMQSLRNLKKKISALQSSAGKQTSKTINSTCPKLDALINGRKLGKSHLVGHEVYFLCDPGYELVGSETRVCQETLTWSGQQPICQDINECASSPCLNAGTCVDEVNQFSCVCAKGWTGATCQSPVPTFLITITNTSATAAAAAATTFPAATTGPFVRPSRCTTVQGTTHCTCEPGYTISGRDSYTCADIDECELFHNGQAGRLCLHACVNTPGGYRCSCPAGYDVTRDGRSCKDIDECATRQNNCSKDQMCINTFGGFQCVRVDCPKIRNATYVKTSPMRCERNPCPVENKACSQTPNSFSYHYMAVVSNLSAPRVMFRVSALRQIGDTLRFSLLGGKQARRHFTVQRSDRLTGQLMLVTPVQGPATVEAEVEMSELERRVQVGRYITKVTLFVSQYDF